The following coding sequences are from one uncultured Desulfobacter sp. window:
- a CDS encoding FadR/GntR family transcriptional regulator, protein MTFKPIRPKKISTQIADQIRASILRGEFSPGEKLPPERKLSQMFGVSRPSVREALNMLASSGLVMSYQGGGTVVQSLIDTDQDNALGELIRNQRACALEVIEVRKGMEALTAYYAAERATPEDVTRMEEILGRMDVQLENKKPLEDLDAKLHLQIARATHNVIWLHLMHSLFDAMKDFQRGVWHNVYALGDDTRLLFGHHKRIVAAIREHDAGAARKAMTEHLAFAEKRCADYITFNSP, encoded by the coding sequence ATGACCTTCAAGCCGATCAGACCCAAAAAAATTTCAACCCAGATTGCCGATCAGATTCGCGCGTCCATTTTGCGCGGTGAGTTTTCTCCCGGAGAAAAGCTGCCGCCCGAACGAAAATTGTCCCAGATGTTCGGTGTTTCAAGGCCCTCGGTGCGCGAAGCCCTAAACATGCTGGCCTCTTCCGGCCTGGTGATGTCCTACCAGGGGGGCGGCACAGTCGTTCAGTCGTTAATTGATACTGATCAGGACAATGCCTTGGGCGAACTTATTCGCAACCAGAGGGCATGTGCACTGGAAGTGATTGAGGTACGCAAGGGTATGGAGGCCTTAACAGCCTATTATGCGGCCGAGCGCGCCACACCCGAAGATGTCACCCGGATGGAAGAGATCCTTGGCCGGATGGATGTTCAGCTTGAAAACAAAAAACCCCTGGAAGATTTGGATGCCAAGCTGCACCTTCAGATCGCCCGGGCCACCCACAACGTCATCTGGCTCCATCTCATGCACAGTCTTTTTGACGCCATGAAGGATTTCCAGCGTGGTGTCTGGCATAATGTCTATGCCCTGGGCGACGATACCCGGCTTTTGTTCGGCCATCACAAGCGTATTGTCGCAGCCATCCGGGAGCATGATGCCGGCGCAGCGCGCAAGGCCATGACCGAGCATCTGGCTTTTGCTGAAAAACGGTGTGCCGATTACATTACTTTTAATTCTCCTTGA
- a CDS encoding TAXI family TRAP transporter solute-binding subunit, whose amino-acid sequence MIRKFIQVLIILIWTTMCGTASAVDLGIITGGAKGTYFQFGLNLMDLGKKYGYNIHVYNSRGSVENVYAVYKRPRTQMGIVQSDVLAFVLKVKSSQVLQRIARKTKMIFPLYNEEVHLLGKTEVASFDDLENRRVAVGKEGSGTYLTAKLLFEVSGVNPAKTLAVGTDQALAMLKAGTIDAMFYVAGFPVALFSEQVTAQDGLHIVPIRNKSITEFYPGARIPAGIYPWQTQEVSTVAVKAVLVTFDFRRNNCEYVGEFANIVYENLDWLIQNGHPKWKSVDLDYPLKGWDQYDCVKKYRRNRDFEAPYQPMEKNPLLDAIKDIL is encoded by the coding sequence ATGATTCGCAAATTCATTCAGGTATTAATCATTCTGATCTGGACAACCATGTGCGGCACGGCATCGGCTGTGGACTTAGGCATCATCACCGGCGGCGCGAAAGGCACTTACTTTCAATTCGGCCTGAATCTGATGGATTTGGGCAAAAAGTACGGATATAACATCCATGTATACAACTCCCGGGGATCCGTGGAAAACGTTTATGCCGTGTATAAGCGCCCCAGAACCCAGATGGGTATTGTTCAGTCCGATGTACTGGCATTTGTACTTAAAGTAAAATCCAGCCAGGTCCTCCAGCGCATCGCAAGAAAAACCAAAATGATTTTCCCTCTATACAACGAAGAGGTGCATCTGTTGGGTAAAACCGAGGTCGCTTCCTTTGATGACTTGGAAAACAGGCGGGTGGCCGTGGGCAAGGAGGGGTCGGGGACCTATCTGACGGCCAAGCTCCTTTTTGAGGTCTCGGGCGTTAATCCGGCCAAAACCCTTGCCGTGGGCACCGACCAGGCCCTGGCCATGCTCAAGGCAGGTACCATCGACGCCATGTTCTATGTGGCAGGATTCCCCGTGGCACTTTTTTCCGAGCAGGTCACCGCCCAAGACGGCCTGCATATCGTACCCATCCGTAACAAAAGTATTACTGAATTTTATCCCGGCGCCCGGATTCCGGCCGGCATCTATCCATGGCAGACCCAGGAAGTCTCCACCGTTGCCGTTAAAGCCGTGCTGGTTACCTTTGATTTCAGGCGCAATAATTGTGAGTATGTCGGCGAGTTTGCAAACATTGTCTATGAAAATTTGGATTGGCTCATCCAAAATGGTCATCCAAAATGGAAAAGTGTAGATCTGGACTACCCCCTCAAAGGGTGGGACCAGTATGACTGCGTTAAAAAATATCGCAGAAACCGCGATTTTGAAGCACCATACCAGCCCATGGAGAAAAATCCGCTGCTGGATGCCATCAAGGATATTCTTTGA
- a CDS encoding AAA family ATPase has protein sequence MYCSHFNLKKKPFQLSTDNSFLWLGDTHARALGLLRHGIDSAQRLLVLTGDIGTGKTTLIHELCNFLPQTTAVAHITDPSIERHHLFLSIAQDLGFGAFYEEGKAFDPVLSDFLNRRSPEDKCLIIIDEAHLMSERFLAQIPAWAKSAPDNTLTFILAGQLEFHQVMEETLGRSWQDQVDVHAMLSPLDEQQTLDYIDRRLELAGATGPIFIPEAVREVHRYTKGIPRRINIACDQAMIAAFSKDMQTVDARTFREAVGILELPQVPAVVLPAAPNIQAPSKPQRVRRQVTVLPALATAVLLLAIAYTFYSQTFSVRAPGATAAHGEPPVGVVRQEIHKAESHASVVLSASPTTPAQMPSAPAEQLPVKSKRAADMDAFVEEVFMMHKADIMVQAPDVSPLPPAPVAPVRQKHLPVPVDPQSTGYRDSESVHESAGASSAQPDPDAVIDWLIREKSR, from the coding sequence ATGTACTGTAGCCATTTTAACCTGAAAAAAAAGCCTTTTCAGCTAAGTACGGATAACAGTTTTTTGTGGCTGGGCGACACCCATGCCCGGGCGTTGGGCCTTCTAAGGCATGGCATTGACAGCGCCCAGCGATTGCTGGTCCTCACCGGTGATATCGGCACCGGCAAAACCACCCTGATCCATGAACTGTGTAATTTTTTGCCACAAACAACGGCCGTGGCACATATCACGGATCCGAGTATTGAACGCCATCATCTGTTTCTTTCCATTGCCCAGGATCTGGGATTTGGGGCGTTTTATGAAGAAGGAAAAGCGTTCGACCCTGTTCTGTCGGATTTTTTGAACCGCCGGAGCCCGGAAGACAAATGCCTGATCATCATTGACGAGGCCCACTTGATGTCGGAACGATTTCTGGCCCAGATCCCCGCCTGGGCCAAATCTGCGCCGGATAATACCCTCACCTTTATCCTGGCCGGTCAGTTGGAGTTTCACCAGGTTATGGAAGAAACCCTGGGCCGTTCATGGCAGGACCAGGTGGATGTCCATGCCATGCTTTCTCCTTTGGACGAGCAACAGACCCTGGACTATATCGACCGGCGCCTTGAGCTGGCCGGTGCAACAGGCCCGATTTTTATTCCCGAAGCTGTCCGGGAGGTACACAGGTATACCAAAGGCATTCCCCGGCGCATTAATATTGCCTGCGACCAGGCCATGATCGCGGCCTTCTCAAAGGATATGCAGACCGTGGATGCCCGAACCTTCCGGGAGGCCGTGGGGATTTTGGAGCTTCCCCAGGTGCCGGCGGTGGTTTTGCCGGCGGCTCCGAACATTCAAGCGCCGTCCAAGCCCCAGAGGGTTCGGCGGCAGGTAACGGTGCTGCCCGCCTTGGCCACAGCCGTTCTTCTGTTGGCTATTGCTTATACCTTCTACTCCCAGACTTTTTCTGTTCGGGCGCCTGGGGCAACGGCTGCCCATGGGGAGCCGCCGGTTGGTGTTGTCCGCCAGGAAATACATAAGGCGGAGTCCCATGCATCCGTAGTCCTTTCGGCTTCACCCACAACGCCGGCCCAGATGCCGTCGGCACCCGCTGAACAACTCCCTGTCAAGTCCAAAAGGGCCGCCGATATGGATGCGTTTGTCGAAGAAGTGTTCATGATGCACAAAGCAGATATTATGGTCCAGGCTCCGGACGTATCGCCCCTGCCGCCGGCTCCTGTCGCCCCAGTGCGTCAAAAGCACCTACCTGTTCCTGTCGATCCCCAGTCAACCGGCTACCGGGATTCTGAATCAGTCCATGAATCTGCGGGCGCTTCATCCGCCCAGCCGGATCCGGATGCCGTTATCGACTGGCTTATTCGAGAAAAATCCCGGTAA
- a CDS encoding cellulose biosynthesis cyclic di-GMP-binding regulatory protein BcsB: MTQRLGYAWLLAVLLMGALNSYCRADVLGNNVFVVAIPFEKQLYSKNQIAQMMQTYRNVELFETSTTIVATPGHYLREREAQALLAILKPLYPEAYVARHTDFSPPGTPVPWLSRIKLSDIGHKRAIISYGPRPYISVSFPWTPGMQIQDGRLILHLKWPAFLKSLSSVYVSIAGIPAGAYELASDGGEMSLSIPMAPLARSLNENPPGRELNVIVQGSLRLFNDYCKNLETSELWIAMGSDSRLELSHASDTALLNTFLQGASPSIVVAADQAKADICQGALTMVAAATAAVPSVNVSCSLSPAVNAHGRTVVVGDFDRDLVIAGSTLYVTPDGARALADKASVLLATAGATVQDIKETQWNIMDEPLAFSFLGFKTSSVKGIGELVTQMKFTLPQIKGLPKTLTAVLHVTHTPVPLKDKGLLKIRLNGNLIASQRLSRQEKSVPFFTSVVLPVDKLTDQNRLEVVFAYYISQNLCEGLPAEMEATLFEDSSLLIGARDNNSTGSLSLDRIMGCMYGRGALVVPSMSESAMHPLGKWAAMYGALHRQAPDFFLTDKISDQMQFDYMVISVGSSPVPEAVTPLVITGEEMSVRNPLTGEVPFKISADDPVWIIQTFRHQTAPTLVFSSLAPDTTPLPDLGLKEMERLGGNVAAGRGRHWQSMDIGRKLVAKAPEKPDFTYYWDQYRLAVTLALAAILVCFFYYMYARLTGRKN, translated from the coding sequence ATGACTCAACGATTAGGTTATGCATGGTTATTGGCAGTACTGTTGATGGGGGCTTTGAACTCCTATTGCCGGGCTGATGTTCTGGGAAATAATGTTTTTGTGGTTGCGATCCCCTTTGAAAAGCAGCTTTACAGCAAAAATCAAATAGCGCAAATGATGCAGACCTATCGCAACGTTGAACTGTTTGAGACGTCCACAACGATTGTTGCCACCCCAGGCCATTATCTGCGGGAGCGTGAGGCCCAGGCACTTCTGGCGATCCTCAAACCTTTATATCCAGAGGCATATGTTGCCCGGCACACTGATTTTTCACCGCCCGGCACTCCGGTGCCCTGGCTGTCCCGAATCAAACTGAGCGACATTGGCCATAAGAGGGCTATTATTTCCTACGGCCCCCGTCCCTATATCTCGGTGTCGTTTCCATGGACCCCGGGTATGCAGATTCAAGACGGCCGTCTAATACTGCACCTTAAATGGCCGGCTTTTTTAAAATCCCTTTCCTCTGTTTATGTCTCAATCGCCGGGATTCCTGCCGGGGCCTATGAACTTGCAAGCGACGGGGGCGAGATGTCGCTGTCCATTCCCATGGCGCCATTGGCCCGGTCACTGAATGAAAATCCGCCGGGCCGTGAACTTAATGTTATCGTGCAGGGCTCGCTTCGGCTGTTCAACGATTACTGCAAAAATTTGGAGACATCCGAGCTGTGGATCGCAATGGGCAGTGACAGCCGTCTTGAGCTTTCCCATGCATCGGATACGGCATTGCTCAACACATTTTTACAGGGGGCATCCCCGTCAATTGTGGTGGCTGCCGATCAGGCCAAAGCAGATATCTGCCAAGGCGCTTTGACCATGGTGGCCGCAGCCACGGCGGCTGTGCCGTCGGTCAATGTCTCCTGCTCCCTTTCTCCGGCAGTCAACGCCCATGGCCGCACCGTAGTGGTGGGCGACTTTGACCGGGATCTGGTTATAGCGGGCAGCACATTGTATGTCACTCCCGATGGTGCCAGGGCCCTTGCCGATAAAGCATCGGTACTGCTCGCAACCGCTGGGGCAACGGTTCAGGATATTAAAGAGACACAGTGGAATATCATGGATGAGCCCCTGGCATTTTCCTTTCTGGGCTTTAAAACATCATCGGTAAAGGGAATCGGCGAACTTGTCACCCAGATGAAATTTACCCTGCCCCAGATCAAGGGACTGCCCAAAACCCTGACCGCAGTGCTGCATGTTACCCATACCCCGGTTCCTTTAAAAGACAAGGGGCTGTTAAAAATCCGTCTGAACGGAAATCTGATTGCTTCCCAGAGGCTTTCCCGTCAGGAAAAGAGTGTTCCTTTTTTTACCTCCGTTGTTCTGCCCGTGGATAAACTTACCGATCAGAACCGGTTGGAAGTTGTATTTGCTTACTACATCAGCCAGAACCTCTGTGAGGGGCTTCCGGCTGAAATGGAGGCCACCTTGTTCGAGGACTCCAGTCTTCTGATCGGCGCCCGGGATAATAACTCAACAGGATCTCTTTCGCTGGACCGCATCATGGGCTGTATGTACGGAAGAGGTGCCCTCGTGGTTCCCAGTATGTCGGAGTCGGCCATGCATCCTTTGGGAAAATGGGCGGCGATGTACGGTGCCCTTCACCGGCAGGCACCTGATTTTTTCCTCACGGACAAGATTTCCGATCAAATGCAGTTTGATTACATGGTTATCTCCGTGGGCAGTTCCCCTGTGCCCGAAGCGGTTACGCCCCTGGTGATAACTGGAGAAGAGATGTCTGTACGAAATCCTCTAACCGGGGAAGTTCCGTTCAAAATTTCGGCCGATGATCCGGTGTGGATCATCCAGACCTTCAGGCACCAGACGGCGCCGACGCTTGTCTTTTCATCTCTGGCGCCCGACACAACACCGCTGCCGGACTTGGGGCTTAAAGAAATGGAACGGCTGGGCGGAAATGTGGCTGCCGGGCGGGGCCGTCACTGGCAGTCCATGGATATCGGGCGCAAGCTGGTGGCCAAGGCGCCTGAAAAGCCCGATTTCACATATTACTGGGATCAATACCGGCTGGCGGTCACCCTGGCCCTGGCCGCTATCCTGGTTTGCTTTTTCTACTACATGTACGCCCGGTTGACCGGGAGAAAGAATTGA
- a CDS encoding glycosyltransferase, with protein MSKRVGDILVEQGLVTLEQLGEALALQRSKGGRLLWVLGSLGYISRSQLFETLAIHYGLQFQLLDKNAQKNVDWSLCRDLTAEQAIQFQTLPRALQDNRLTLLTAYPQNPGMLEFYQAKFPDTVIEQVVITDLDLVRLVDSHFKEGLQDQSVFGLYYRNPSESARYVFSPSQVIVIASASLLLLALAYITPLTVSRAVLFVINFVYLATILFRLMLSVEGARNEILQPVTTQEVQALEDTDLPLYTVLVPVYNEPEVMPDLVRGLSNLDYPQNKLDVLLLLEENDTKTLEAAKKASPPANWRFIHIPDIHPKTKPKACNYGVHFARGKYLTIYDAEDIPEADQLKKAVVAFEKNPPGEFLCFQAALNYFNARQNLITKFFTLEYTYWFDYLLPGLDKLRLPIPLGGTSNHFDLDLLKGLGAWDPFNTTEDADLGVRAAAEGYRVGVINSTTFEEANSRYGNWIRQRSRWIKGYMQTALVFNRHPIKLLRSVGLKNWLSFQIFIAGTPLLFLLNPIMWSFFSVWAVTQIDFMQTHYLPLTTFFGLINLVLGNFLGIYLNCMAVFRRRLYYLLPFALLNPVYWLFFHTPAAYKALWQLFVKPHYWEKTTHGLTSSRHTPSV; from the coding sequence ATGTCAAAACGGGTGGGCGATATTTTAGTGGAGCAGGGGCTTGTAACCCTTGAACAGCTTGGAGAGGCGCTGGCGCTGCAGCGTTCAAAGGGCGGACGGCTGCTTTGGGTGCTGGGTTCCCTGGGATATATTTCCCGTTCACAGCTTTTTGAAACCCTTGCGATCCATTATGGACTGCAATTTCAGCTCCTGGATAAAAATGCCCAAAAAAATGTAGACTGGTCCCTTTGCCGGGATCTGACTGCGGAACAGGCAATTCAATTCCAGACCTTGCCCCGTGCATTGCAGGACAATCGGTTGACCTTATTGACGGCATACCCGCAAAATCCCGGCATGCTTGAATTTTACCAGGCAAAATTTCCCGATACGGTCATTGAGCAGGTGGTAATCACCGATCTGGATCTTGTACGCCTGGTGGACAGCCATTTTAAGGAGGGGCTTCAGGATCAGTCCGTTTTCGGATTGTATTACCGCAATCCTTCGGAGTCGGCCCGCTATGTGTTCAGCCCCTCCCAGGTGATTGTCATTGCCTCGGCAAGCCTGCTGCTGCTGGCCTTGGCGTATATCACACCGTTGACGGTATCCAGGGCGGTGTTGTTCGTTATTAATTTTGTATACCTTGCCACGATTTTATTCCGTCTGATGCTGTCCGTGGAAGGGGCGCGAAACGAAATCCTCCAGCCGGTGACAACCCAGGAAGTCCAGGCGCTTGAGGATACGGACCTGCCCCTTTATACCGTTCTGGTTCCGGTCTACAATGAACCCGAGGTGATGCCTGATCTGGTTCGCGGGCTGTCCAACCTGGATTATCCCCAGAATAAACTGGATGTGCTCCTGCTTTTGGAGGAAAACGACACCAAAACCCTTGAGGCCGCAAAAAAAGCCTCGCCGCCCGCCAACTGGCGGTTCATTCATATCCCGGATATCCATCCGAAAACAAAGCCCAAGGCCTGTAATTACGGTGTCCATTTTGCACGGGGCAAGTATTTAACCATTTATGATGCTGAAGATATCCCCGAGGCGGATCAGCTGAAAAAGGCGGTGGTCGCCTTTGAAAAAAATCCTCCGGGAGAATTTTTATGTTTCCAGGCGGCATTGAACTATTTTAATGCCCGCCAGAATCTGATCACTAAATTTTTTACCCTTGAGTACACCTATTGGTTTGATTATCTGCTGCCCGGTCTGGATAAACTCAGGCTGCCCATTCCGTTGGGGGGGACCAGCAACCATTTTGATCTCGATCTGCTCAAGGGTCTGGGGGCCTGGGATCCTTTCAACACCACAGAAGATGCAGATTTAGGCGTTCGTGCTGCCGCCGAAGGATACCGGGTGGGTGTCATCAACTCCACAACCTTTGAGGAGGCCAACAGCCGTTACGGCAACTGGATCCGCCAGCGCTCCCGGTGGATCAAAGGGTATATGCAGACAGCCCTGGTATTCAACCGCCACCCCATAAAACTGTTGCGCAGTGTGGGGCTTAAAAACTGGCTGTCATTCCAGATTTTTATTGCGGGCACGCCGTTGCTGTTTTTGCTCAACCCCATCATGTGGAGTTTTTTTTCCGTCTGGGCCGTTACCCAGATTGATTTTATGCAGACACACTACCTGCCGCTGACCACATTCTTTGGCCTGATCAATCTGGTGCTGGGTAATTTTCTGGGTATTTATCTGAACTGTATGGCGGTATTCCGAAGACGCCTCTACTATCTTTTGCCCTTTGCGCTTTTAAATCCGGTTTACTGGCTTTTTTTCCATACGCCGGCAGCCTACAAAGCGCTGTGGCAGCTTTTTGTAAAACCCCATTACTGGGAAAAGACCACCCATGGCCTTACAAGTTCACGCCATACGCCATCCGTCTGA
- a CDS encoding glyceraldehyde 3-phosphate dehydrogenase NAD-binding domain-containing protein — translation MAYKIAVNGYGRIGRCVVRALYESRAYREQLSLVAINETWHPDTVYHLTRFDSTHGRFPAEVKTSGRGMSIDGDEICLFQEKEIECLPWKDLGVDAVLDCTGIFNDRQAAGRHMLSGASKVIFSHPGKDEMDATIVYGVNHDTLNAADTVISNASCTTNCLIPILSVIDAALGIDSGSITTIHSAMNDQPVIDAYNMDLRKTRSALQSIIPVTTSLAKGVGRILPHLDDRFETLAIRVPTTNVSIMDIALVVAADTDADQINALLTRAAESDLKGILGVNDEQLVSCDFNHDSRSAIVDLSQTRVSGSRLVKIQAWFDNEWGYSNRMLDTTIAALNK, via the coding sequence ATGGCATATAAGATAGCAGTCAACGGATATGGAAGAATTGGACGATGCGTGGTGCGCGCCCTCTACGAGTCCAGGGCATACAGAGAGCAGCTTAGTCTTGTGGCCATTAATGAAACCTGGCATCCTGATACGGTCTATCATTTAACCCGGTTTGATTCAACCCATGGGCGCTTTCCCGCAGAGGTGAAGACGAGTGGCCGGGGGATGTCCATTGACGGCGATGAGATTTGTCTGTTCCAGGAAAAAGAGATTGAGTGTCTGCCCTGGAAAGATCTTGGGGTGGACGCAGTTCTGGACTGCACAGGTATTTTTAATGACAGGCAGGCTGCTGGCCGGCATATGCTCTCCGGTGCTTCAAAGGTCATTTTTTCCCATCCCGGAAAAGATGAAATGGATGCCACCATTGTGTACGGGGTGAATCACGACACGCTGAACGCCGCAGATACGGTGATTTCCAATGCCTCTTGCACCACGAACTGTTTGATTCCCATTTTGAGCGTTATTGATGCTGCGCTGGGCATTGACAGCGGATCAATCACAACCATCCATTCTGCCATGAACGACCAGCCTGTGATTGACGCATATAATATGGATTTGCGAAAAACAAGGTCTGCCCTGCAATCCATTATCCCGGTGACGACATCCCTTGCAAAGGGAGTCGGCAGGATTCTGCCCCATCTGGACGACAGATTTGAAACCCTGGCCATCCGGGTGCCGACCACCAATGTCTCCATCATGGATATTGCCCTTGTGGTGGCTGCGGATACGGATGCCGACCAGATCAATGCACTGCTTACCCGGGCCGCAGAATCGGATTTGAAGGGTATTCTAGGGGTCAATGATGAGCAGTTGGTCTCCTGTGATTTTAACCATGATTCCAGATCCGCCATTGTTGATCTGTCCCAGACCCGGGTATCGGGGTCCCGGCTTGTAAAAATTCAGGCGTGGTTTGACAATGAGTGGGGGTATTCCAACAGGATGCTTGACACCACAATTGCCGCCCTGAACAAATAA
- a CDS encoding formate--tetrahydrofolate ligase produces MALDPTKHADWEIAEDAEKRMLTIYKIGEKLGLTKEELLPHGHYIGKIDFMKVLDRLKGKPDGKYIDVTAITPTPLGEGKSTSAIGLVQGLGKLGKSVSAAIRQPSGGPTMNIKGSAAGGGLAQCIPLTPFSLGFTGDINAIMNAHNLAMVALTARMQHERNYTDEQLDRLSGMERLDIDPTNVEMGWVLDFCCQSLRNIIIGIDGVNGKFDGFMMKSKFGIAVSSEVMAILSLATDLKDMRERMGKIVVAYTKKGKPVTTEDLKVAGAMTAWMVDAMKPSLMQTLEGQPVIVHAAPFANIAVGQSSIIADKVGLKLSDYHVTESGFGAGIGFEKFWNIKCRYSGLTPDCAVIVATIRALKCHGGAPVPVPGRPMPEAYSTENVEWVEKGCANLIHHIRNVRKAGISPVVCINAFYADTDAEIAKVCDLVEAEGARVAVSRHWEKGGDGAVEFAEAVVEACEEKTDFKFLYMLDMPLKQRIELIAKEVYGADGVDYSPVADRKLELLQADPDVSKMGVCMVKTHLSLSDNPGLKGAPKNWRLAIREVLIYRGAGFIVPVAGDISLMPGTCSNPAFKRIDVDVETGKVQGIF; encoded by the coding sequence ATGGCGCTGGATCCAACCAAACATGCAGACTGGGAAATTGCAGAAGATGCAGAAAAACGCATGCTCACCATCTATAAAATTGGTGAAAAACTTGGGTTGACCAAAGAAGAACTGCTGCCCCATGGGCATTACATCGGCAAGATTGATTTCATGAAAGTCCTTGACCGGCTTAAAGGCAAACCCGACGGAAAGTACATTGATGTGACCGCCATTACCCCAACCCCCCTTGGCGAAGGCAAATCCACCTCAGCCATTGGGCTTGTGCAGGGCCTTGGCAAACTGGGGAAAAGTGTTTCCGCCGCCATTCGTCAACCCTCAGGCGGGCCGACCATGAATATCAAGGGGTCTGCGGCCGGCGGCGGTCTGGCCCAGTGCATTCCTTTGACGCCCTTTTCTCTGGGGTTTACCGGCGACATCAACGCCATCATGAACGCCCACAACCTGGCCATGGTCGCCCTGACGGCGCGCATGCAGCATGAAAGAAATTATACCGATGAGCAGCTTGATCGCCTGTCAGGCATGGAGCGGCTTGATATTGATCCCACCAACGTTGAAATGGGCTGGGTCCTGGATTTCTGCTGCCAGTCCCTGCGCAACATCATCATTGGCATTGACGGGGTCAACGGCAAGTTCGACGGGTTTATGATGAAATCCAAATTCGGTATTGCCGTATCTTCGGAGGTGATGGCCATCCTCTCTTTGGCCACCGACCTGAAGGATATGCGTGAACGAATGGGCAAGATTGTTGTGGCATATACTAAAAAGGGAAAACCTGTCACCACCGAAGATTTGAAAGTTGCCGGTGCCATGACCGCCTGGATGGTTGATGCCATGAAACCCTCTTTGATGCAGACCCTGGAAGGCCAGCCTGTGATTGTTCATGCAGCGCCCTTTGCCAACATTGCCGTCGGCCAAAGTTCCATCATCGCCGATAAGGTCGGTTTGAAACTGTCGGATTACCATGTGACCGAATCGGGCTTTGGTGCCGGCATCGGGTTTGAAAAGTTCTGGAATATCAAATGCCGCTATTCGGGGCTTACACCCGACTGTGCGGTGATTGTTGCAACCATTCGCGCCTTGAAATGTCATGGCGGGGCACCGGTGCCCGTTCCGGGCAGACCCATGCCCGAGGCCTACAGCACCGAAAATGTTGAATGGGTCGAAAAAGGATGCGCCAATCTTATTCATCATATCCGCAATGTGCGAAAGGCGGGGATCTCTCCGGTGGTCTGCATCAACGCCTTTTATGCCGACACCGATGCGGAAATTGCCAAGGTGTGTGATCTGGTGGAGGCCGAAGGTGCCCGGGTGGCCGTTTCCCGTCACTGGGAAAAGGGCGGCGACGGTGCCGTTGAATTTGCAGAAGCCGTTGTGGAGGCGTGCGAGGAAAAAACGGACTTCAAATTTCTCTACATGCTGGATATGCCGCTTAAACAACGAATTGAACTGATTGCCAAAGAGGTCTACGGCGCAGACGGTGTTGATTACTCGCCGGTTGCCGACAGGAAACTTGAGTTGCTGCAGGCTGATCCGGACGTCTCCAAAATGGGCGTGTGCATGGTGAAAACCCATCTGTCTTTATCCGATAACCCAGGACTGAAGGGGGCGCCCAAAAATTGGAGACTGGCGATTCGTGAAGTTTTAATTTACAGGGGGGCAGGGTTTATTGTGCCCGTTGCCGGGGATATATCCTTGATGCCCGGAACCTGTTCCAACCCTGCCTTTAAACGCATTGATGTCGACGTTGAAACCGGTAAGGTGCAGGGAATATTTTAA
- the folD gene encoding bifunctional methylenetetrahydrofolate dehydrogenase/methenyltetrahydrofolate cyclohydrolase FolD, with product MTAEIISGTEIRKTILAEITADVEKMKAEHGKVPGLVTILVGSNPASVSYVTLKVKTALSVGFNEIQDDQPEDISEVDLLALIDKYNNDPDIHGILVQLPLPKHIDEKKVINAINPDKDVDAFHPVNVGRLMIGGDDARFLPCTPAGIQEMIARSGTRTSGAEVVVVGRSNIVGKPIAMMLAQKGDCANATVTIVHTRTKDLAAHCKRADILVVAAGVPDLVKPEWIKPGATVIDVGVNRVGVNESTGKAILKGDVDFEAAKNIAGKITPVPGGVGPMTIAMLMKNTLRAAQYALAD from the coding sequence ATGACCGCAGAAATCATTAGCGGAACCGAGATTAGGAAGACGATTCTGGCTGAAATTACGGCCGATGTTGAAAAAATGAAAGCTGAACACGGCAAAGTGCCTGGGCTGGTGACCATTCTTGTGGGCAGCAATCCGGCCTCTGTCAGCTATGTGACCTTGAAGGTAAAAACAGCGTTGTCTGTGGGATTTAATGAAATCCAGGACGATCAGCCCGAAGATATCAGCGAGGTGGATCTGCTGGCGTTGATCGATAAATATAACAATGATCCCGACATCCACGGTATACTGGTTCAGCTGCCGCTGCCCAAACATATTGATGAAAAAAAGGTGATTAATGCCATCAATCCGGACAAGGACGTGGATGCATTCCACCCTGTGAATGTGGGGCGTCTGATGATCGGCGGTGATGATGCCAGATTTTTGCCCTGTACCCCGGCCGGTATCCAGGAGATGATTGCCCGTTCCGGAACCAGGACAAGCGGGGCTGAGGTGGTTGTGGTGGGCCGGTCCAATATCGTGGGCAAACCCATCGCCATGATGCTGGCCCAAAAAGGTGATTGTGCCAACGCCACCGTAACCATCGTGCATACAAGAACCAAAGACCTTGCCGCCCATTGCAAACGCGCCGATATCCTTGTTGTCGCGGCGGGCGTCCCCGACCTTGTTAAGCCCGAATGGATAAAACCCGGGGCCACTGTGATTGATGTGGGGGTGAACCGTGTGGGGGTAAATGAATCCACAGGAAAAGCCATTCTCAAAGGTGATGTGGACTTTGAGGCAGCCAAAAACATCGCAGGAAAAATTACCCCCGTTCCCGGCGGCGTGGGACCCATGACCATTGCCATGCTCATGAAAAATACCCTGAGGGCTGCCCAGTATGCCCTGGCAGATTAA